In Pseudonocardia sp. HH130629-09, a genomic segment contains:
- a CDS encoding MinD/ParA family ATP-binding protein, translating into MLSGVVRERRARPQQGWRHVAYQLTGGRWNPGLSEAEARLRDQLQKIRTPLPGPHSVVVGSIKGGIGKTTVSALLGLALAEYRGDRVIAMDANPDAGTLGDRLVGETLAAKTTVRDLLYALDEIRAHTDLAGYTHLAGRLQVLTSEQEPELAEMFSAGDYEAALRLLARYYNAIITDSGTGIVHSAMQGSLRHADSLVIVGAPTNDGASRAARTFRWLAANGYRHLTEDAVVVLSYDRHSPDIDDRVIRDFFAERCRAVIVLPPDPHLQAGGIIDFDALTPAARDAALELAATVAEGFQGRRTHGLASHGFRTPPTDPGGPR; encoded by the coding sequence GTGCTGTCTGGGGTGGTCCGTGAGCGGCGGGCCCGTCCGCAGCAGGGCTGGCGCCACGTCGCCTACCAGCTGACCGGCGGTCGTTGGAACCCTGGCTTGTCCGAGGCCGAGGCCCGGCTGCGCGATCAGCTGCAGAAGATCCGCACCCCTCTGCCCGGCCCGCACAGCGTCGTCGTCGGCTCGATCAAGGGCGGGATCGGCAAGACCACCGTCTCTGCGCTGCTCGGGCTCGCGCTCGCGGAGTACCGCGGGGACCGGGTCATCGCGATGGACGCCAACCCCGACGCCGGCACCCTGGGCGACCGCCTCGTCGGCGAGACCCTGGCCGCGAAGACCACCGTGCGCGACCTGCTCTACGCCCTGGACGAGATCCGCGCCCACACCGACCTGGCCGGCTACACCCATCTCGCCGGGCGCCTGCAGGTGCTGACCTCCGAGCAGGAGCCGGAGCTGGCGGAGATGTTCTCCGCGGGCGACTACGAGGCCGCGTTGCGGCTGCTGGCCCGCTACTACAACGCGATCATCACCGATTCCGGAACCGGGATCGTGCACTCGGCGATGCAGGGCAGCCTGCGCCACGCCGACTCGCTGGTCATCGTCGGTGCCCCGACCAACGACGGGGCCTCCCGCGCGGCGCGCACGTTCCGCTGGCTGGCCGCCAACGGCTACCGCCACCTCACCGAGGACGCGGTGGTGGTGCTGTCCTACGACCGCCACAGCCCTGACATCGACGACCGCGTCATCCGCGACTTCTTCGCCGAGCGGTGCCGCGCGGTGATCGTGCTTCCTCCGGACCCGCACCTGCAGGCCGGCGGGATCATCGACTTCGACGCTCTCACCCCCGCCGCGCGTGACGCGGCGCTCGAGCTCGCCGCGACTGTCGCCGAGGGCTTCCAGGGCCGGCGCACCCACGGGCTGGCCAGCCACGGGTTCCGCACCCCGCCGACCGACCCCGGTGGTCCCCGGTGA
- a CDS encoding glycoside hydrolase family 16 protein, with protein sequence MISPQLVVGAALALTTTLTASGLVPAAAPEGRVECGWRITAVHVLAELTGDTSARAEKLRQALLDVGANKPGFIPAQCYEPGTGNSSGSGSGGSGGSGNDSGGTGTAPSTGNGSGDTGTGADPGSSSGGGTGSGGGATSMCTTTAAETLGWGEPKVADEFEGTSISGDWNAYDGPGHGGNGRRTPDAISVADGQLTITGSENGDAGGMAWSPHSQQYGRWEGCAQSPPGAGSLHTLFLLWPTAENWPEGGEVDFMEISDGTRQKVEGFLHYGSDNSQTQGSVEIDATEWHAFAVEWTPDKITYLVDGKPWFTDDDKSHNPPGPMHLTIQLDYFGGDASGGAAMHVDWVRQYELTGGGASVGVDVSAGQDGVDAGADVSLGGGDDDSTGQSSDDRSGDGSGDDRGDGGGERGGSADGSRGGD encoded by the coding sequence GTGATCAGTCCCCAGCTGGTCGTGGGCGCCGCGCTGGCGCTCACCACCACCTTGACCGCGTCCGGTCTCGTCCCGGCCGCCGCCCCCGAGGGCAGGGTCGAGTGCGGGTGGCGGATCACCGCGGTGCACGTGCTCGCCGAGCTCACCGGCGACACCTCCGCGCGGGCGGAGAAGCTGCGCCAAGCTTTGCTCGACGTCGGCGCGAACAAGCCCGGCTTCATCCCGGCCCAGTGCTACGAGCCCGGCACCGGCAACTCCAGCGGGTCCGGCTCCGGCGGGTCGGGTGGGTCCGGCAACGACTCCGGGGGGACTGGCACGGCCCCGAGCACGGGCAACGGCTCCGGTGACACCGGCACCGGCGCCGACCCGGGGAGCAGCTCCGGCGGCGGGACCGGATCGGGCGGCGGGGCTACCAGCATGTGCACGACCACCGCAGCGGAGACGCTCGGCTGGGGCGAGCCGAAGGTGGCCGATGAGTTCGAGGGCACCTCGATCTCCGGGGACTGGAACGCCTACGACGGGCCCGGCCACGGCGGCAACGGCCGCCGGACCCCGGACGCAATCAGCGTCGCCGACGGGCAGCTCACCATCACCGGCTCGGAGAACGGCGACGCCGGCGGAATGGCCTGGTCGCCCCACAGCCAGCAGTACGGGCGCTGGGAGGGCTGCGCCCAGTCCCCGCCCGGGGCCGGGTCGCTGCACACCCTGTTCCTGCTCTGGCCGACCGCGGAGAACTGGCCCGAGGGCGGCGAGGTCGACTTCATGGAGATCTCCGACGGGACCCGGCAGAAGGTCGAGGGCTTCCTGCACTACGGCTCGGACAACTCCCAGACCCAGGGCTCGGTCGAGATCGACGCCACCGAGTGGCACGCCTTCGCCGTCGAGTGGACCCCCGACAAGATCACCTACCTCGTCGACGGCAAGCCGTGGTTCACCGACGACGACAAGTCCCACAACCCGCCCGGGCCGATGCACCTGACCATCCAGCTCGACTACTTCGGCGGCGACGCCTCAGGCGGCGCGGCGATGCACGTCGACTGGGTCCGCCAGTACGAGCTCACCGGCGGCGGCGCCTCGGTCGGGGTCGACGTCTCGGCCGGGCAGGACGGCGTCGACGCCGGCGCCGACGTCTCCCTCGGCGGCGGTGACGACGACTCCACCGGCCAGAGCAGCGACGACCGCAGCGGTGACGGCAGTGGCGACGACCGCGGCGATGGCGGTGGTGAACGCGGCGGCTCCGCTGACGGGTCCCGCGGAGGCGACTGA
- a CDS encoding transglycosylase family protein encodes MPWNRTPRPSWAEHLPPSSRGPAARRAAVAVLTAGALVGVTAFSLSPLPAQLGLTAVGCNEGKAVRQLEAARETRTQTRALLADLAVSDDTRAQGLAREIAGLGFTPATQPPGWRQKAVDVSDQLNTLDAADPHLQQVAAKLARAGFGPTPADLLPKDPPPPAPGPVAELDESLGNAADSAVGAVTSAGEAVTEIGKPKPAPSSAGSTGRPAASNPKRQAEPALPQTCIDHAGATAAPAAPAPAPKPAAPAPAPAAAAPAAPAPAPAPAAPAATPDPEPDEDSASDATPDSDDTSSPSTGETGSDSPADDGDAAEQPDTGAPGTADETATDSSGPSSPGSDTSDSGSSDSGSADSGPSDSDTSTDDPDDTATDSSTDPGAGSGSGSDSSTTTDTSPGSSDSSSGPGESASSSGGGSGQDLEKARIALQLVGELMQALGASSDSGAGQVRDSVLGVLDREQLEKLGADPADLAKLDQLDDLGSGDSPASSGSGASDTGTDSTGSDSTGTADSDGTGSGSSDTDSSTTSGSGDTSTTSSSGGGESPSTTEQVGTGGAGDAWEAGAEKLAEQVRDAADADPLAEQLAEKLDAAGIGSDTGSGSDSGTDSGAGSGSGSGTGSDAGSGSTQPDEQETDSTGQGETGSSEQPSTSNGDADTGGAGSGSDAAGGDDVESPQAGEPISRPGADQTGQGQTSAGQTGQPSDQQGDSPGEAGQIGSDEQGSSDPQGSSDGQGGSSEDGEQPRDPEGSEPAPVAGGSAQAATWDRLAQCESGGDWAIDTGNGYSGGLQFDQATWAAYGGTGSAHEASREEQMAVAEKVRADRDGYSAWPACSKKLGLA; translated from the coding sequence ATGCCCTGGAACCGCACGCCGCGCCCCTCGTGGGCCGAGCACCTCCCCCCGTCCTCGCGCGGTCCTGCCGCGCGCCGCGCCGCGGTCGCGGTGCTGACCGCCGGAGCGCTGGTCGGGGTGACCGCGTTCTCGCTGAGCCCGCTACCCGCCCAGCTCGGCCTGACCGCGGTCGGCTGCAACGAGGGCAAGGCCGTCCGCCAGCTCGAGGCCGCCCGCGAGACCCGCACCCAGACCCGGGCGTTGCTGGCCGATCTCGCCGTCAGCGACGACACCAGGGCGCAGGGGCTGGCCCGCGAGATCGCCGGGCTCGGTTTCACCCCCGCGACCCAGCCGCCCGGGTGGCGGCAGAAGGCCGTGGACGTCTCCGACCAGCTCAACACCCTCGACGCCGCCGATCCGCACCTGCAGCAGGTCGCGGCGAAGCTGGCCCGCGCCGGGTTCGGCCCGACCCCTGCCGACCTGCTGCCCAAGGACCCGCCGCCGCCCGCGCCGGGACCGGTCGCCGAGCTGGACGAGTCCCTCGGCAACGCCGCGGACAGCGCCGTCGGTGCGGTCACCTCAGCCGGTGAGGCGGTCACCGAGATCGGCAAGCCCAAGCCCGCGCCCAGCAGCGCGGGGTCCACCGGACGACCTGCCGCCTCGAACCCCAAGCGCCAGGCCGAGCCCGCGCTGCCCCAGACCTGCATCGACCACGCCGGTGCCACAGCAGCACCCGCCGCCCCGGCACCGGCGCCGAAGCCCGCTGCGCCGGCGCCGGCGCCCGCAGCGGCCGCACCCGCCGCCCCAGCCCCAGCTCCGGCACCGGCGGCGCCCGCAGCGACACCGGACCCCGAGCCGGACGAGGACTCGGCCTCGGATGCGACGCCGGACAGCGACGACACCAGCAGCCCGAGCACCGGCGAGACCGGCTCGGACAGCCCCGCCGACGACGGCGACGCCGCCGAGCAGCCCGACACCGGCGCGCCGGGCACCGCCGACGAGACCGCCACCGATTCCTCGGGCCCCAGCTCCCCCGGCTCGGACACCTCCGACTCCGGCAGCTCGGACTCCGGTAGCGCGGACTCCGGACCGTCGGACAGTGACACCAGCACCGACGACCCGGACGACACCGCGACCGACAGCAGCACAGACCCCGGCGCCGGTTCCGGGTCCGGCTCGGACAGCTCGACGACCACGGACACCTCGCCGGGCAGCTCGGACAGTTCGTCGGGTCCGGGCGAGTCCGCCAGTTCCTCCGGGGGTGGTTCGGGCCAGGACCTGGAGAAGGCACGGATCGCGTTGCAGCTGGTCGGTGAGCTGATGCAGGCGCTGGGTGCCAGCTCGGACTCCGGCGCCGGCCAGGTCCGCGACTCCGTGCTCGGGGTTCTGGACCGTGAGCAGCTGGAGAAGCTCGGGGCCGATCCCGCGGACCTGGCCAAGCTCGACCAGCTCGACGACCTCGGCTCCGGGGACTCCCCCGCCTCATCAGGCTCCGGGGCGAGCGACACCGGCACGGACAGCACCGGCTCCGACAGCACCGGCACGGCCGATTCAGACGGCACCGGTTCGGGCTCATCGGACACCGACTCGTCGACGACCTCGGGCTCGGGCGACACGTCGACGACGTCGTCGTCGGGCGGTGGTGAGTCGCCGTCGACGACCGAGCAGGTCGGTACCGGCGGCGCGGGTGATGCGTGGGAGGCCGGGGCGGAGAAGCTGGCCGAGCAGGTGCGCGACGCCGCCGACGCCGACCCGCTGGCCGAGCAGCTCGCCGAGAAGCTCGACGCCGCCGGCATCGGCTCCGACACCGGTTCCGGCTCCGACTCCGGCACTGACTCCGGCGCTGGCTCTGGCAGTGGCTCCGGCACCGGGTCGGACGCCGGTTCGGGCTCGACCCAGCCCGATGAGCAGGAGACGGACAGCACGGGCCAGGGCGAGACCGGCAGCTCCGAGCAGCCCTCCACCAGCAACGGCGACGCCGACACGGGTGGAGCCGGGTCGGGCAGCGACGCGGCGGGCGGCGACGACGTGGAGAGCCCGCAGGCCGGGGAGCCGATCTCGCGGCCCGGCGCGGACCAGACCGGGCAGGGCCAGACCAGCGCGGGGCAGACCGGCCAGCCCAGCGACCAGCAGGGCGACAGTCCGGGCGAGGCCGGGCAGATCGGCTCCGACGAGCAGGGAAGCTCGGACCCCCAGGGAAGCTCTGACGGGCAGGGCGGCTCGTCCGAGGACGGGGAGCAGCCCCGGGACCCGGAGGGATCCGAGCCCGCACCGGTGGCCGGTGGCAGCGCGCAGGCCGCGACCTGGGACCGGCTCGCCCAGTGCGAGTCCGGCGGGGACTGGGCGATCGACACCGGCAACGGCTACTCCGGTGGGCTGCAGTTCGACCAGGCCACCTGGGCGGCCTACGGCGGCACCGGCTCGGCGCACGAGGCCAGCCGCGAGGAGCAGATGGCGGTCGCGGAGAAGGTCCGCGCCGACCGCGACGGCTACTCGGCGTGGCCGGCGTGCTCGAAGAAGCTGGGTCTGGCCTGA
- a CDS encoding trypsin-like serine peptidase produces the protein MSNRCWRTTSTTTALTTVMTAALALALWTSEAPQGARVVGLGSAAPWGSADPRTPTAPLAPPPVQGQAGPVVGGLSATSVGVLVVDGGRHQCSAAVVASRSRRLLATAAHCVWLDGGWRVDGAFFIPGYAAGEEPLGRWTVDTAYVPPAWQQIDSPINDVAADTDFAFVTLLPRDGVLPEQVLGAQGIRFTTPDRLPVATLGYPATGVYDGQSLRGCDGPAAVETFTRSDRDGGQVLAMTCDMTEGASGGPWLAGPDAATGRGQVVGVVSGGDATQLVSPRFGAAAREIYEAADSAALIPDQPTAPALARTAPRGGTS, from the coding sequence ATGAGCAACCGCTGCTGGCGCACGACGTCGACGACCACGGCCCTCACCACGGTGATGACCGCGGCCTTGGCGCTGGCGCTGTGGACCTCCGAGGCCCCGCAGGGCGCTCGGGTGGTGGGACTCGGGTCGGCCGCACCGTGGGGGTCGGCCGACCCGAGGACCCCAACCGCACCCCTGGCGCCGCCGCCGGTGCAGGGCCAGGCAGGCCCGGTCGTCGGCGGCCTGTCGGCGACCTCGGTCGGGGTGCTGGTCGTCGACGGCGGCCGCCACCAGTGCTCGGCGGCGGTGGTCGCCTCGCGGTCGCGGCGGCTGCTGGCCACCGCGGCGCACTGCGTGTGGCTCGACGGCGGTTGGCGGGTCGACGGGGCCTTCTTCATCCCCGGCTACGCCGCGGGCGAGGAACCGCTGGGCCGGTGGACGGTCGACACCGCCTACGTGCCACCGGCCTGGCAGCAGATCGACTCCCCCATCAACGACGTCGCCGCCGACACCGACTTCGCGTTCGTGACGCTGCTGCCCCGCGACGGTGTCCTGCCCGAGCAGGTCCTCGGCGCGCAGGGCATCCGCTTCACCACCCCCGACCGGCTCCCGGTCGCCACGCTGGGCTACCCGGCCACCGGCGTCTACGACGGGCAGTCCCTGCGGGGCTGCGACGGCCCCGCCGCGGTCGAGACCTTCACCCGCTCCGACCGCGACGGCGGGCAGGTGCTGGCGATGACCTGCGACATGACCGAGGGCGCCTCGGGCGGGCCCTGGCTGGCAGGCCCGGACGCCGCGACCGGGCGCGGGCAGGTCGTCGGGGTCGTGTCCGGCGGCGATGCCACCCAGCTGGTCTCGCCCCGCTTCGGCGCCGCGGCACGCGAGATCTACGAGGCCGCCGACTCCGCCGCCCTGATCCCCGACCAGCCCACCGCCCCCGCGCTCGCCCGGACCGCCCCTCGAGGAGGGACCAGCTGA
- a CDS encoding SCO6880 family protein produces the protein MSTDTASSGPRIHRGLNHKEGIGWIAGMTPVQAFLLIAVCAPALIAMSRNQWSATVSWGLFAGFVAVLILVPVHGRPAFRWLADLIMFQTGVLMRWSPWQSRAAAGLAGDRIEPDLPGILARLEFPDGPEFLGSRICLIHDTAEGRWGATAKLTHSGVGMLSDDECERLASRLGSMLVGLGHREIVDRVSLCVRTVPDDGTEYSVWRDRHQRGDAPALARQVTAEIDRDVASVSVRTELFVTVSGTEEALRRPAKAAGGGITGRAYALYRLLEGVADGLRGLGVTSVTWLTSTGVAESIKTGFNPAAAASLSFRHLTSPDPDGTVGLPISQAGPALAPTPAARAYHHDGFSSVSYAVQPPESGTIFGSLGPLLAVRTAGERRTLAVHYEILSAAEGSRVVKSDRFRNNVLVDAKAARGFNTTEIDSRRQRGAREQEAAVAAGHAVVRFTIASSITVPADWNVEDHAARLENDASGRFRLLRLELAQDSAFVAAALPVGIGLPRQKRAFTA, from the coding sequence ATGAGCACCGACACCGCCTCGAGCGGGCCACGGATCCACCGGGGCCTCAACCACAAGGAGGGAATCGGCTGGATCGCCGGGATGACCCCGGTCCAGGCGTTCCTGCTCATCGCCGTATGCGCCCCGGCACTGATCGCGATGTCACGCAACCAGTGGTCAGCGACCGTGAGCTGGGGCCTGTTCGCCGGGTTCGTCGCCGTCCTGATCCTCGTCCCGGTCCACGGCCGCCCCGCCTTCCGCTGGCTCGCCGACCTGATCATGTTCCAGACAGGAGTGCTGATGCGCTGGTCTCCCTGGCAGTCCCGCGCCGCCGCCGGCCTCGCCGGTGACCGCATCGAACCCGACCTGCCCGGGATCCTGGCCCGCTTGGAGTTCCCGGACGGCCCGGAGTTCCTCGGATCGCGGATCTGCCTGATCCACGACACCGCCGAAGGCCGCTGGGGCGCAACTGCGAAGCTCACCCACTCCGGGGTCGGAATGCTGTCCGATGACGAGTGCGAACGCCTCGCCTCCCGGCTCGGGTCGATGCTGGTCGGGCTCGGGCACCGCGAGATCGTCGACCGGGTCTCGCTGTGCGTGCGCACCGTGCCCGATGACGGCACCGAGTACAGCGTGTGGCGCGACCGCCATCAGCGCGGCGACGCCCCCGCCCTCGCCCGGCAGGTCACCGCCGAGATCGACCGCGACGTCGCATCGGTCTCCGTACGCACCGAGCTGTTCGTGACCGTGTCCGGCACCGAGGAGGCGCTGCGCCGCCCCGCCAAGGCCGCCGGCGGCGGGATCACCGGCCGCGCCTACGCCCTCTACCGGCTCCTGGAGGGCGTCGCCGACGGGCTGCGGGGGCTCGGGGTGACCTCGGTGACCTGGCTGACCTCCACCGGCGTCGCCGAGTCGATCAAGACCGGGTTCAACCCGGCCGCAGCGGCGAGCCTGTCGTTCCGCCACCTCACCAGCCCCGACCCCGACGGCACCGTCGGGCTGCCGATCTCCCAGGCCGGCCCCGCTCTCGCGCCGACCCCGGCCGCGCGGGCTTATCACCACGACGGGTTCTCCTCGGTGTCCTACGCCGTGCAGCCGCCGGAGTCGGGCACGATCTTCGGCTCGCTGGGACCGCTACTGGCGGTGCGCACCGCAGGGGAACGCCGCACCCTGGCGGTGCACTACGAGATCCTCTCCGCCGCCGAGGGCTCCCGGGTCGTCAAGAGCGACCGATTCCGCAACAACGTGCTGGTCGACGCGAAAGCCGCCCGCGGGTTCAACACCACCGAGATCGACTCACGGCGCCAGCGCGGCGCCCGCGAGCAGGAAGCCGCGGTCGCAGCCGGGCACGCCGTGGTCCGCTTCACCATCGCCTCCTCGATCACCGTCCCGGCCGACTGGAACGTCGAGGACCACGCCGCCCGCCTGGAGAACGACGCCTCGGGCAGGTTCCGGCTACTACGCCTCGAACTCGCCCAGGACTCCGCGTTCGTCGCCGCCGCGCTCCCGGTCGGGATCGGGCTGCCCCGCCAGAAGAGGGCCTTCACCGCATGA